Genomic window (Musa acuminata AAA Group cultivar baxijiao chromosome BXJ1-9, Cavendish_Baxijiao_AAA, whole genome shotgun sequence):
AGGAGAATATAGTCCTTGATGGAATCTTCTCTGCATATGGAAGGGAATGTCAATCTACTGGTGCGATGGACTGGCTGGAGTTGCCATGGTTGCTAGAGACATGGTAATGGAGCATGCAGGATCAGAATACGCACAGTgagagagaaggggaaggagggaaGAAGATGTCTACTCTTTGGTTCACACTGAAGAGATCTCTCCACTGCAGGTCTGACCCTTCTGATGTCCACGAGCCAAAGGCCAGGGGCCATCTTGGCGCCATCTTGTCCAGGAAGACATGCAGGTCTGGTTGCTCCAGATCCATGGCCAACCTCAGAGATGTAATCCATGGAGGCAGGAGGCAGATTGAGAGGCCAAGCTGCTGCAGCCCAAGGTCTATTGGGAGCAGTGAGGTCCTGAACCCCATTGCCCATGAGGTAGTTCTCAGTGACTCCGGGTGTGAGCTCAAGATAACTGGATTTCGGAGTCACTATGACGGTGGTGGTGGCGAGGTAGGATCCACGTTTGTGGGCACCCTCAGGCCTGGGACTCCCGGCCCCGGAGGATGGAGCACCAGTCCTCCAAGAAAGGCTAATCGGCTTCTCGCCGATCGAGAGGGTTATCCCCTTTGGGGTTCTTCACTTTCTAATGATGTTCTTGGCAACGACGGAGCTAATCATTTTCCTTTGGAAGCCAGGTCTTCTGCTGGGGCTGCCACTCCTACAATCTGCCATAGATGTGGTGACCAGTTTGGGAAATGGGAGGCTTTGGAGGCACATCATCTGTCCAAGCATGCAGGTAAAGAGGGCAAACCCTTCTTTCTCTTCGTACTCTCTCACTGCTGCAATGCTTCATTCATTTATGCTCTTGCTTTTCTGTTCCTTGGTGTTTGATGTGGTAACttatttctttctctcttttctatTAGAAAGGGTGATTTTTtaagatttcttcttttttttttttaattatgtccTAGTTGTCTATAAATCGAAAAAAGTTTCTGAAATATTCTGTTTAGATCTCACCAAATGCTAGTCAATTTGTGGCTTTATTGTTGTCCTACTTTGAACATTGGCTTTTTATATTGTTCTTTCATCAGAACTTTGAAAACCTGCTTATGATATTAGTTATGTCCTACCTTAGCAAGTGTACCATTCAGATCTCTTTTAACATGAAGCTGttatgcttattattattatttttgagtcACTAGGCTTCTCATTCTGGTGGTTCTTTTCCTGGTTAATTGCAGGCACATTATGCTTTGCAGAATAAATTCATTATAAGCTCTGTGAAAATCCACATCTGTTACCAATTGTCTTATATATTTTCAGGCTAACTATGGTGTGAACTCTATTGGCTTTTACTATCCTATTCCAAATGGGACACTGTTACTTGTTCTTCATCCAGCTCAAGTCTCCATTTAGTTTCAGATGaaacaacttttaaatgagaGTACTGGAACAAATTCTTAAGCCAACAGCATCAACTATTAGCAATAAAATAGTTGGTAACTGTTACTTGAATTTTGTTGTTGCCAGGGCTCCTCCTTTTTTGGCGCAGCTGATGTGCATTAGCAGAAGTAAATAATGTTTCTTGTTTCTATTGAATCTTCTGTAGTTGTCCTGGCTAATTGTATCAGTTAATAGGTGCTGTGCTACTTCATGCTTCTCAAAAGCATGAACAACTTTGTATCTTACTACTGAATGTACTTGTTTAGCTTCATATCTCAGATAAACCTATTCATTTTTTTGGCAGTTACTGAACTACTAGAAGGCGACTCTTCTCGGAAGATAGTAGAAATAATATGCAAGGCAAGTTGGTTGAAGTCTGAGAGCAGTTGTGGACGGCTAGAACGGGTCCTAAAGGTCCATAACATGCAAAAGACTCTCACTCAGTTCGAAGAATACCGGGAAATGGTAAAGATTAGAGCCAGCAAGCTTCCCAAAAAGCATCCACGATGCTTGGCTGACGGAAATGAACTGTTAAGGTTCTATGGTACAACAGTCTGTTGTTCTCTTGGCATAAATGGTTCTTCAAACCTTTGCACATCAGATAAGTGCAATGTTTGCCGCATTCTAAGACATGGATTCTCCAAAAGAAAAGAGATGAAGGGAGGCCTGGGAATGTTCACAACTTCCACTAGTCGCAGAGCACTAGAATCGGTTCAAGTGCTTGAAGATCACCCTTCCATAAGAAAAGCCTTGCTGATATGTAGAGTCATTGCCGGGAGGGTTCACAAGCCAATGGATAAATTACAGAATTTGGTTGGTCAGTGTGGGTTTGATTCAGTGGCAGGAAAAGTAGGTCCTTATGCAAGTATCGAGGAGCTCTACCTTCTCAACGCACGGGCTCTTCTACCATGTTTCGTGGTAATCTGTAAACCGTGAAGAGATTCGAACTGATACTTCTTTTTGCAGCAGTGCTTTCGATACCCATGAAACATGATTGTTTTAGAGGGTTGGTTTTTTGTTGCGGAGGATTTCCAATCCATGCACTTTGTCAAGTTTAGGTTTGCCTCATTCTTAGAGCTTTGGTTGTATCTGAAATGCAACTATTTGTTCATCACATAACCTTGATCGTTACAAATAACTGTTGCTGCATGTGAATTGGCCTCAACTTGCGCTACTGTCTAAATGGTAGATCTATAAGGTCCATCTGAAAGAACGGTTAGTGCAATCTTCCTCCGTAAGGGGTGCCTACAAACGGGGATTTAGCAGCATAAATTGAGATATGCTAAGTGTGCTGCTTCCGATGACCAGAATGGAGGCATTTGCACAAAGGGGCAAGGGATTATGTCAGACTTCCTATACCATGAAGCAGGTATGCATGCCCACCCTTTGTTCCATAGAACTGCTACTTAATGTTTTGCAGAGATGAACGACAATTTCATACCACTTTCACTTCTGTTTTAACCTATTTATTTTTTGCCCCCTTTTATTATATAGAAGTCCAAGTTAGAAACAGAGTCATAATCTATTGAACTGTTCTTACCAACCGAGATTGGAAGTTGGAACTTAATCGTAAGAAATATGAATGGTGAGTCTGTCCACCTAAATAGCACTGTCCTAAGAAATATGATTGGACATGATATCTTCAATACCCTGTTTTTGCTTATTATAGCTTTGCTGCAGTCTGCTCACAGGAAATATTGCCAAAACCTATCTTATTTTTCTGATTCTTTAGGTTAGGGAGTGGCCTGTTATGTTATGCTTCCAAAGTTGCTTTCCTGGATCCCTGACTTTATTAGTTTGTAGTTCCCAGTTGGCCTATTTTTTGATGTGTTGTCAATTACTGCATGAGCCTATAAATAATAAGTTTCAAATAATAGTACAAAATTGAAGATAGTGATTAGACAAGGAGCATCAGTCATCACTATATAACACAATATGTTACATCTGAATCTGCTCATCTATCAATGTCTAGATTTATTCCTTTAACAAAAGACAGACATAAGATCAAGCTGCCACCAATTGTGGCTTAGTTTGTTCTGAACTGCATCACTGCTTTCAGTGAAATCTTTGGACTGCTTAAGAAGTTGAGAGTTGGAAAACTTTCAGATTTCTGCAACACTGAAGTTGGTGATGTTCTGATACCAACAGGTTTTGCTTCATGCTTAGCTTTTGTATGGAGAAGAGtatgaaagaagaaaatatacATCCCCAATAGGAATAAGTAATTACCAAGCATAGAGCATTCATCATCTTCTTATCTTCCATcatcttccttttccttctttttcatgGCAATTTGTACATTGACTTGGGCACTAGAACAAATATGCTGCGGGAACAAATGCTGGCACAACTGAAGAAACATCTATGCACCTGAAAACAGGACAAACTGTCATGAGGATGCatcaaaagaagagaaaatatttactgtCAATCTAACAAATTTCATCCAAACCTTCCTGCTTGATTTACTATTTACTGTGAGACTGCATCACATTGTAGTTGACATGTGAGGGATTATAATAACAAGGATCATTCTGATTACATGAAGATGATGAAATAGATTGACAACTGTAGCTCAACCATTAGCTGCAGCACTTCAAACACTGTGCTGAGGAAATCGAGTTTTTGGTAATTATCAGTCTAAAATAGGCCTACAAGTTACTAGAAGAAGCCTTCGAGGGAGGTTACCGGTGATCGTCGCTGTTAGCGCGAGGAAGAACCCGACGGGAGACGCCGCCCTTTGCCTTGGCCGCCCTGCCGGCGGTCGTCTTGCCGTCCCGCGCCGCCGCGGAGCAGTTCTCGGATATCGCCGCGAGTGACGGCCTCCACGTCGTCGTGGCGTCGTTCCCGGCTTCCCCACCGCggcgtcggcggcggcggcgttctTCACGGGGAGCGGCGGGGAGTCCGATCGGGGCGCCTGCCGCCCGGGCCTCAGGCAGCGCCTTCTCGGGCCACGGAGCTCCGCAACTGCACTGGAGGAAGTCGGCCAGCCTCATCCTCCGCTTCctttcacagagagagagagagagagagaggtactgATTTAATGTATTTACGATTAATGCCAGTAGGAGTCACATAAGACCGCGTGGTTTCTGTTGGTGGATTGGCCTTTATATAGATCCTGTCGGACTGCAAAAAGACCAAAATAATGGATCTTGTGGTGGATTAAGAGAAATCCACCAGTAATTTTCGGTCCTCGATATATAATGGATCATGTTTGGCTTGTCCCGATGACTAAACTTGCTCGAGAAACAACAGAAAGTATCATTACCCTTGTTCATGGATCACATTAGTTCAT
Coding sequences:
- the LOC135585791 gene encoding uncharacterized protein LOC135585791; translation: MQDQNTHSEREGEGGKKMSTLWFTLKRSLHCRSDPSDVHEPKARGHLGAILSRKTCRSGCSRSMANLRDVIHGGRRQIERPSCCSPRSIGSSEVLNPIAHEVVLSDSGCELKITGFRSHYDGGGGEVGSTFVGTLRPGTPGPGGWSTSPPRKANRLLADREGYPLWGSSLSNDVLGNDGANHFPLEARSSAGAATPTICHRCGDQFGKWEALEAHHLSKHAVTELLEGDSSRKIVEIICKASWLKSESSCGRLERVLKVHNMQKTLTQFEEYREMVKIRASKLPKKHPRCLADGNELLRFYGTTVCCSLGINGSSNLCTSDKCNVCRILRHGFSKRKEMKGGLGMFTTSTSRRALESVQVLEDHPSIRKALLICRVIAGRVHKPMDKLQNLVGQCGFDSVAGKVGPYASIEELYLLNARALLPCFVVICKP
- the LOC135594008 gene encoding uncharacterized protein LOC135594008 — protein: MRLADFLQCSCGAPWPEKALPEARAAGAPIGLPAAPREERRRRRRRGGEAGNDATTTWRPSLAAISENCSAAARDGKTTAGRAAKAKGGVSRRVLPRANSDDHRCIDVSSVVPAFVPAAYLF